CTTTACCACTTCTTCATTGAAGGTATCTTTGACGTCATCGGCCATTCTCTTGAAATCATTGAAAGCCCTTCCCAAAGAGCGGGCAAGGTCCGGCAGTTTCGACGGCCCCACCACGAGGAGGGCTACGATAAGTATGATAATAATTTCCGGGAGGCCTAAACCGAACATATTTCTTAACGTAACACAAAAGAGGCGGGATATAAAGGGGATGAAGGAGAAAAATAACGCAATTCCCATTATCAAAAATGATTGACAATAACGACTATCAGATGATATGAAATAGTAGATAAGAATCACTATAGGGTAGGGAGACCATGGCAGGGGAAAAGAAAAAGCATTTCAAGATGACGCCTCAAAGGATGGCGATTCTCAAGTACCTGGAGAACAACAAGGACCATCCCTCCGCCCTGGATATTTACACCTTCGTATCGAAAACCTTTCCCACCATGTCCCTTGCCACTGTCTACAATACCCTTAAGGCTTTGAAGGACCTCAGAGATATCAGGGAGCTCTTCATCGATTCCGATAAGAGCAGATTCGATCCGGATACGGCAGACCACAACCACCTTATCTGCATCAGGTGCCGAAGAATAGTGGATATTCAGGAGGGCTTCGGCCTCTCCATCCCCGAGAACGAAAGGCAGGGATTCGAGATTATCGGCAATCACGTCGATTTTTATGGAACCTGCCCGTCCTGCAATAAAGGAGAGAGGGCGGACAAGGCATCATGAGGGGGACTCGGAAGACCTCGCATTTGTGCAGTCGATCGTAATCCGGAGGAGGAGGGGATATGGATGTTCTATTGCTGTCACGTCTGCAGTTTGCAACGGCTACGTATTTTCACTTTCTCTTTGTTCCTCTGTCGCCCGGTCTCTCCCTCATGCTCTTCAGGGGCAAAGAAAGTGAAGGAAGAAGGACTCGATTATTGGGAAGGATAGGCACCAACGGACAGGCAGCGACAAACCGATCAAAATAGGAGGATATTGCATGGCTGAGAGACTCGAAGTGTACAAATGCGAAGTGTGCGGGAATATAGTTGAAGTGCTTCACGGCGGGGCAGGGCAGCTCGTCTGCTGCAACCAGCCGATGATGGCGCTGAAAGAGAATACGGTGGATGCATCCCTCGAAAAACACGTGCCCGTGATCGAGGCGACCGCGGACGGCTTCAAGGTGAAGGTGGGGGCAATAGCCCATCCCATGGAGGAAGCGCACCATATCGAATGGATCGAGCTCATCGCGGACAGCAAGGCATACAGGCAGTTCCTTCCACCGGGAGCGGCGCCGGAGGCTTTTTTCGCAGTGAAAGCAGAGAAAGTAACGGCCCGGGAATATTGCAATCTCCATGGACTGTGGAAGGCATAAGCGGCAGGTGAAGGAAATTCATCGAAACAATTTAATGACTATATTGTAGGAGGAGTGAGATGAAATCAGTGAAAGGCACACGGACGGAACATAACCTGCTCGCGAGCTTCGCGGGCGAATCGCAGGCGAGAAACCGCTACACCTATTTCGCGTCCCAGGCGAAGAAGGATGGCTTCGAGCAGATTTGCGCGATTTTTCAGGATACTGCGGAGAACGAGAAGGAGCATGGGAAAAGGTTCTTTAAATTTCTCGAAGGCGGCACCGTGGAGATCACTTCATCCTATCCGGCGGGGCTAATCGGCACGACGCTCGAGAACCTGAAGGAAGCGGCCGACGGTGAAAACCTGGAGTATACTACCCTCTACCCCGAGTTCGCCAGAATCGCGGATGAGGAAGGATTTCCGGAAATAGCAACGGTATACAGGGAAATAGCGAAGGGAGAGTGGGGCCATGAGCAAAGGTACCTTGCCCTTCTTCAGAACGTGGAAAAAGCTACGGTGTTCAAGAAAGAGAAGCCTGTGAAGTGGCGCTGCAGGAACTGCGGCTACATTCATGAAGGCGCGGAAGCGCCCGATGAATGCCCGGCCTGCGCCCATCCCCAGGCGTATCAGGAGGTCCTGGCGGAGAACTACTAGACCGAATGAAACCGGCGGCAGAGACCCCGTACACGGCTCCGGAAGAAAGGAGCGGAATAGGGTCTCGGCCGATGCCGGCCCCGGGATGCGACCCTTGTTATCCATCTCTCACGGGCCGGAAGCCATGCGGGGCGCGTCTTTTTCCTTGACACCGCTCTTTCCCATCTGTTAGGTTTTGAGCTTATGAACCGGGAAGAGATCAGGCGAATATACAGTAGATACGCGGCCGTGTACGACATCCTGTTTGCGCAGTCATTTTTTCCGAGGATCAGGCTGGGCCTTCAGAAGATCGGCATAAAGCCGGGCGACACCATCATCGAGGTGGGAGTGGGCACAGGCCTTTCCCTGGAATTATATCCGGAATCATGCAGGGTGGTCGGAATAGACATTACCCGGAAGATGCTGACAAAGGCGAAAGAGAAGAAGGACAAGTTCGGCTTCGACCACGTCTCTCTTCTCGAGATGGACGCGGAGAACATGAGCTTTGCCGATGACAGCTTCGATCACGCGGTGGTGCCCTTCATTGTCAGCGTGGTGCCTAATCCCATAAAAATGATGGCGGAAATAAAGAGAATAGTGAAGAACAACGGCAAGATCATCGTGATCAATCATTTCAGCAGCAAGAATGCGGTTCTGGCGAGGCTCGAGAAATTCTTTTCTCCCCTGTTCCTCCGTCTGGGATGGACAGCCGCCGTCCCCATCGATCTGCTCAAAAATCACTGTAATCTCTATATTGAAGAGGTCTCGAAGAAATACAGGCTGGACCCCTGGTTCATCATTCATGCGACAAACAAAAAATAGATATGAAAATAGCCGGAATACAGTTCGCGTGCTCAAAAGATAAAGAGAAGAATACAGAGAAGGCCCTGAAGATCATGGATATGGCCCTCGAAGAGGGGGCCCGGATTATCTGTTTCCAGGAGCTCTTCAATCTGCCCTGGTTTCCCAAAGAGAAAGATGAGAGCGCCTTCGCCCTTGCCGAAACAGTAGACGGGGAGACGGTGAGGAAAATCCAGGAGAGAATGAAGTCGGCCGAGGGGGTCGTTATTCTCCCCATATTCGAAAAAGAGGGCGACAAGTACTACAACAGTGCCGTGGTCCTCGACAAAGGGAGCGTGACCGGCGTCTACAGGAAGATCCATCTGCCCCATATCCCTCTGTGGGAAGAGAAATTCTTCTTTTCCTCCGGCGACCGTGGTTTTCCCGTGTTCGAGACTTCCGAAGGTAAGATAGGCATCCAGATATCATGGGACAATCTGGTCCCTGAAGGACCGAGGATTCTGGCCCTTAAAGGGGCCGACATCGTATTCGCTCCCACGGCCTGCGCGTTCAAATCCCAGCATATCTGGCAGACGGTGATATCCGGGAACGCCATCGCGAACGGCGTCTACATGATGAGGGTAAACCGCGCCGGAAGCGAAGAGGCGCAGGACTTCTACGGCATGTCTTTCTGCGTAAACCCCGAGGGGGAGATCATAGGCGGTCCGACGGGGGGAGGAGACAGCCTGCTTCTGGCCGACGTGGATTTTGAATATTTGAAAGAGTTCAGGCGGGAATGGCCCCTGATGAAGGAGAGAAAGCCGCTCCTCTATAAGGAAATCCTCACGGAGTCGCCATGACGGACGAGCCGGCCCTGTGCGCCCTTTGCGCCTGGAGAAAGGATTGCCAAAAAAGGTTTCTGAGAAGCAAAGACATTCAATTGAAATGTCCCGATTTTACCAGGGATATGGCGATAAAGGATACGGAGAAGGGGGATGCTGAAAAGAAAGATAGCGGAGATAATTGAGAGCTGCCTCAACGCCGGGAAAGAGAGAGGGGCTATACCTCCGGATTTTCTTGTAAACCCGATAATAGAATCTCCCAGGGAAGAGGGATATGGGGATTACTCGACCAACGTCGCCTTTTTCCTCGCCCCCAAGTTAAGGAAGTCTCCCCCTGAAATTGCCCGTATGCTCGTAGAGAGCATGGAATTCGATCACCTCTGTGATAAGGTGGAAGTTGCGGGCAAAGGTTTCATAAATTTCTATATCAAGGAAGATGCCTGGAGACAGGGTCTCAAGGCAGTGAACGACTCGGGCCTCGAGATACTGTTCCCCGATGTGGGTAAAGGGAAGAAGGCTTTACTCGAGTTCGTAAGCTCCAACCCCACCGGACCCCTCCATATAGGCCATGGGAGGGGAGCGGCCGTGGGAGACGTGCTCTCCAACCTTATGAAGAAAACCGGATATGAGGTGGCGAAGGAGTACTACGTCAACGACGCCGGCAAACAGATACAGACCCTGGGTGAGTCGACCTACCTCAGGTGGAAGGAAGGGCGAGGCGAAACAGTCGAATATGGAAAAACCCTGTACCAGGGAGATTATGTCAAAGAGATTGCAGCCCTCATAGACGAGAAGCAGATCCCGGTGCCGGAAGACCGGGACGAGGCGATAAAGCTTATGGCCTCCTTTGCGGGCGATCTGGTAATGAAGAGTATTGAAGACGACCTCGAGGCCTTCGGGGTAAAATTCGACAATTACTATAGAGAATCGTCTCTCTTCAGCAGAGGCGTGGTGCAGGACACCCTGGAGTTTCTCAAAACAAAGGACTATGCCTACGAAAAAGAGGATGCCCTCTGGTTCAGGACGAGCCTCTTCGAAAAAGACGAAGACAGGGTGCTCATCAAGTCCGACGGAGAGAAGACATATTTTGCATCCGATATCGCCTACCACCGGGATAAACTCGATCGGGGCTTCGAGATGCTCGTCGACATCTGGGGCTCGGACCATCACGGGTACATCCCCCGCATGAAGGCGTCCCTCAAGGCGCTGGGGCGGGACGCGGAGGCCCTGAAGGTGCTCCTCATACAGTTCGTCACCCTCCTTAAGGACGGCAAGCCCGTGGGCATGTCGACCAGGTCCGGTGAATTCACCACTTTGAAAGAAGTGCTCGATGAGGTGGGAAGGGACGCGGCGAGGTTCTTCTTTCTCATGCGGAAGAGTGATGCCCATCTCGAATTTGACCTCGATCTCGCCAAGAAAACCTCAAACGACAACCCCGTCTACTATGTCCAGTATGCCCACGCGCGGATTGAAAGCATTTTTCGGGTCGCAGAGGAGAACGGTATAGACCTCAATGATCTCGACCGTGCCGATGTAAGCCGGCTCGAGCTTAAGGAGGAGATCAACCTGATCAGGATGATGCTCCAGTATTATGCAGCCTTGGAGGGCGGTGCGCGAGGCTTCGAGCCCCATCGCATTGCCTTCTACCTGCTCGATCTGGTGGGAAAATTTCACAGTTATTACAATAAGGCCAGGGTCCTGGGCGAAGACCCGGACCTCACTCTGGCGAGGTTATTGCTCCTCAAGATATTAAAAGCTATTATAAAGGACGGTCTGCAGGTCCTCGGCGTATCGGCGCCGGAGAGAATGTGACGCCCCGGACTGCGTGGAAGAGGGCAAAAGGAGCCTAAATGAAAGGAAACAAAAGTAAGACGAGGGAATATGCAGAGTCCCTCATCATTGCGGCGATTATCGCCTTTTTCGTCCGTAGTTTTTTTATACAGGCCTTCAAGATCCCGTCGAGCTCCATGGAGCCCACCCTTCTTATAGGCGACCACCTGCTGGTAAACCGGCTCAGCTATGTGATGAAGGTCCCCTTCACCGACATCGTGATTTTGAATATCGGCAAGCCCAAAAGGGGCGATGTGGTGGTCTTCAGGTACCCCGTCGACACGAGCAAAGACTTCATTAAAAGGGTCATCGCGACCGAAGGGGAGACGGTGGAGGTAAGGGATAAGACCAAAATTTTCGTCAACGGCGAGAGAATCAAGGACCCCTGGGCCCATTATGCCGAGCCGAATGTGATAATGCCCGGATTCCTCTCTCCGAGAGATAACCTCCCCCCGCAAAAGGTCCCGAAAGACTGTTATTTCGTCATGGGCGACAACAGGGACAGAAGCCTCGACGGCAGGTTCTGGGGTTTCGTCAGAAAAGACCTTTTTGTGGGCAAAGCCCTCATCATCTACTTCTCGTGGGACGGCGAATCGCCTGACCTCCTTCATTACGTACGGTGGGAAAGGATCGGAAGACTCATACGATAGGCCCCTCATGGTTTTTTAGCCGCGCCTGTGATACAATAGGGAGGCCATAACAACAACTTTATGAAAAAAACGGTATTTCTCTTTTTAGCTTTTTTTCTTTCTCCCCTTGCTCAGGCATGGGGAATTGATTATTCCGCGTCGATTTTCTCTTTCCTCCAGGGTTACCGGATCGAGGCACAAGGGAATTATGACGAGGCTATAGAGTCCTACCGGAAGGCCCTTGCCGCGGACCCCGGCTCTGCGGACATCAGGACCGAGCTTGCCCTGGTTTACATCAAAAAAAGTAATTTCCCTAAAGCAGAAGAGCTTCTGAAGAAAGCGATCGAGATAAACGGCACGAACAGAAATGCGCTCATTCTGCTCGCCGGCCTCTACCAGGCCGAGAAAGACCCCGGGAAGGCAAAATCCCTCTATGAGCGATGCATTGCGTTGGACGACGAGGACACGGAAGCATATCTGCACCTCGGCGCCATATATATTACGGAAAGGAAATATGATCAGGCCATCAAGACCTATGAGAAGGTGCTGGCCTACGACGAGGATAACATCCTTACCCTCTACTATATGGGAAGGCTTCACGCGGAGCTGAAGCTCTACGACAAAGCCGCCGCCTTCCTGACCAAAGTCCTGGAGCTCAAGCCGAATTTCGAGCCCGCCCTCATGGACCTTGGGACTATCTATGAGCTGGAAGGTAATTTCGACAAGGCCATCGATCTTTATCAGAAGATAGTGGTCCTCGACCCGGACAACAAGAGGGCCCGATCGAGAATTGCGGCGGTCTACGTAAGACGGAAGCAGTACGACAGGGCTATCCATGAGTTCGAGAAGCTTTCTGACGTGGATAGGGGAGATTTGTCGATCCGGATCAAAATAGGGCTCCTTCACCTGGAGGAGGGCAGATTCGACGAGGCGATACGGGAATTCAATTTTCTCCTCGCATCCCAACCGAAGAATAACTCCGTCCGGTACTATGTTGCCGTTGCCTGGAAAGAAAAGGGAAATATTAAAGAGGCTATCCGCCAATTCCTCCAGATCGAGCCGAATGCCGAAGAATTTATGGACGCTGCAAAGAATATCGCTTTTCTTTACGTAAAAACCGGTGAAATCGACGAGGGTATCGAAAAATTTAAAGGGTTTACTGCAGCGAAGAAGGACAGCGTCGACCTCTACATCCTTCTCTCATCATTATATGAAGAGAAGGGGGATTTCCGGAAAGGCATAGAGACGCTCAACGAGGCCCGTCGCTTATTCCCGACAAATGTGGACCTCCTCTACCAGATAGGAATGCTCCATGAGAAGGCCGGGGAGACGGATAAGGCGTTGAGTATTATGCAGGAGGTGCTGAAGCTCGACCCCGAGTATGCCCACGCCCTTAACTTTATCGGGTATACATGGGCGGAAAAAGGGATAAACCTCGATCAGGCCGAAGAGATGATCAAAAAGGCTTTGCAGAAAAGGCCTGAAGACGCCTATATTCTCGACAGCATTGGGTGGGTATATTATAAGAAGGGCAACTATAAGATGGCCCTCACGGAGATACTGAAGGCAACCCAATCCCTCCCCGACGACCCCACTATCGCAGAGCATCTCGGAGAGGTCTATATGAGCATGAGGGATTATCGCAATGCCGTCGAATCTTTTGAAAGGTCGGGCAGGCTCGAAAAGAAAGAAGATAAGAAGCGGGCCCTGGATAAGAAAATAAAGGAAGCCCAAGATAAAATAAAGTGAAAAAAGGACTGGTATGGCTCTGCCTTCTATTGCTCCTGTCCGGATGCTCCTTCCTCACCCGTAAGACCGCACTTCCCATAGAATGGCCTAAGACAATCGATTCCATGGAAGCTTTGTGCGACCTGAATATGGCGTGGAAGGATATGCATTATTCAGGCTCCATGTCTCTCAGGGTCGCCTATCCCGATGCGATGCAGATGGAGGTGTACGGTCCCTTTGGGGAAACAATCGTCTACCTTAAAAAGACCCCCCAAACCTTTCTCCTGGCGGCCGGAGACGAAAAATATGTCAACGAAAAGGCTTTCGAGGAAAGGTTCGATATAAGCTTGAAAGACTTTATCGATGATCTGACCCTGAGAGGACCTGTCCGGGAAGGACCGGGAGGCCTCTTCGTGCAGCGCGCGCGCTACCGGGTAGTTTACAATTTGGGAGAGCGGGAGAGCAAGTCTTGCTGGGAGGGCATTGAAGGCAGGATATGCATCACCTTCCTCGAAGCCCGCTTCAACGGCGAGTAAGAATTTGGAAAGGGTCTACCTCGGCTCATGCCCCGAATACCGGGTTTCCCTCATAAAGGATTTTATTCTCGAAGGAATCGGCGGCATGGAGAAGGAATTTGAGGGCGCCCGGGTCCTCTTGAAACCAAATCTCCTCTCCGGCAAATCCCCTGAGAAAGCCGTTACTACCCATCCCGCCGTGGTGCGGGCTATTGCCGAAGTGTTGCGGGACCTGGGCGCGAAGATATATATCGGGGACAGCCCCGGGTATGAATCGTGCGAAAGGGTGCTCAGGGTTTGCGGTCTCATGGAAGTGGTCGAGGAGATGGGAATCGAAATCGCCCCCTTCAACAAAAAGGTACTTGTGAAAGGAGAGGGCGTATCACCTTACAGGGTCTTCACCCTTGCCGAGGATATCCGCTCTTATGATGGGATCATAAATCTCCCGAAATTGAAAACCCATGTCATGATGGGTCTTACTCTGGGGGTGAAAAATACTTTCGGCTTCGTGCCGGGCAAGGAAAAGGGTAGGTGGCACCTGAGGGCAGGAAAGGACAGGTTCCTTTTCGCATCGGTGCTCGCCGATATCCATAACCTTGTAAAACCGACCCTTACTATCCTTGACGGGATCATCGGCATGGACGGAGACGGCCCCTCGAGCGGAAGGGTCCGTCCTTTCGGCATAATTGCCATGTCCAAAAACGCATTCGCCCTTGATTATGTGATCGAAAAGCGGGCGGGTATAGATCCGCCTCTGCCTCTGAGCGCTGTTGCGATCAAACATGGATTATTGGGAAAATATGAAGTCGTGGACCTGGGGGCTCCCCTTATCCAAGGGCTCATTCCGGCGCGGGAATCGGCCGCGGATTGGGCACTTCCGGGGTTTGTGAAGAAGATTCTCCGAAAATTACTCGTGAAAAAGCCTAAGGTGAAGGAAGAGATGTGCAGAGGCTGCGGGGTGTGCGGCAGCATGTGCCCTGCCTCCGCGATAACCATGGAGCAGGGGCTGCCCCGGTTCGACTACCGTGCGTGCATCTGCTGCTATTGCTGTCAGGAAATGTGTCCCGAAGGAAGCATAAGAGTCTAGAGGAGGGCGTAGGGTATGGGAGCGAAGGTCAGTGGGAAGTGTAAAAAGTGCGGGAAGAAAGCGGAAAAAGAGGGCATCAGGGGGGAAGGCGCGGGCAGACGGCCGTTTCTTTGCGTTCCATGCCTTGAATCGATATATCCGGAGGGCAAGGAGCTGCCTCTTGCCATGGATAAAGACGGCAACCTCTATTATACGGATAAAGCGAGAAATTGCATGGTTATCTTTTTTTCCTACGGAGATGTGCCGTATTCCTCATGTACGGAAGTGAGTCTTGACGATGAGGAATGGGGATGCGGATTCTCGCTGGTTTAAGAAGAAGCTGACGGGGGTTCGCAGCCCTGTTCCAGGTTCAAGGCAATATATTCCTTTCCATCGAACATGTAGCGTTTCTCGACTTTGATGCCTCCCATGCAGGCCATTGCCGATTCGATCTCGTCATCCAGCCTGATGCAGGAGCCGCAGTCGGAGCTGAGATTTCTCGGGATGGGCATGAGCTCTATGGCCAAACCCTTTTCCTTCAGTCTTTTTTCCGCCTTCAACACGTCATGTATTGTGGCAAATATAAGATAATAGGAACATTTTTTAAGTTTCTGCAATTTCTCTGACCGCCTCTATGAATGCTGCGATATCGCTTTCACCGGTGAAATAGCCCGGAGAGACCCTCACGGCCCCGTGAGGAAAGGTGCCGATAGTCCTATGGGCTTCGGGAGAACAATGAAGTCCCACGCGTACGTAAATTCCCCTCTTATTTAGTTCATACCCTACCTCCGACGGTAATTTACCCTTTATATTGAAGGAGAGTACAGGAATCGGGGGAGCGCTGCCCTGGGCGCCATATATCGTTGTTTGTCCCGTATCTTCAAGGCCGGCGCGAAGGGCCTTCATGAGTGCTCCTTCCTTCTCCATGATCTTCCCGATCCCGGTTTCCTCTATGAAGGTAAGGCCTCCTAAAAGGGACGCGATGCCCGGGGTATTGGGCGTGCCGCTCTCGTAGCAGTCCGGAAGGATTGTGGGCTGCTCGATCGACTCCGACCTGCTGCCCGTGCCCCCGAACCTGAGAGGTATGGGTGTAACGCCCTCCCGGAGGTACACAGCCCCGAGGCCCTGCACTCCGTAAAGGGATTTATGACAGGAGAAACAGAGGGCGTCGATCCGATCCCCCACGACATCGATGGGGAAGGAACCGATGGTCTGGCAGGCGTCGACGATAAGAAACAGACCTTCCGTAGCCGCTCTTATGCCTCTGAGGTCCTGTAGGCCGCCCGTCACATTGGAGCCATGGTTGATAATTACGGCTTTGGTATTCTTTTTTATGAGGCCCTTAATTCGTTCAGGATCAAGTTCTCCATGGGGAGCGCAATCGGCTATCGATACCTGAACCTTCCGGGTATTTTGCAGGTAAGTGAGGGGCCTCATGACCGAGTTATGTTCCATGGAGGTAGTAATTACGTGGTCTGCCTCGCCCAGGATTCCCAGTATCGCGAGATTGAGGGAGTCGGTGCCGTTCTGGGTGAAGATTATACGCTCGGAATCAGGCGCTTTGATGAGGGACGCGAGTTTTTCTCTGGCGCGAAAGATGATCCGTGCCGCTTCGACCGAGGCGGTGTGGCCGCTCCTGCCGGGGTTCCCCCCTACATTGGTGACGAAGTCGACCATGTAGCGCATTGTCTGTGGCGGTTTTGGGTGCGACGTGGCTGAATTGTCGAGATAGATCATAATGTACCGGGGGAAGCGCCCAGGATGGTGCGCGCGACCTCCGCTCCCGCTGCCGGAGATTTGTGTATCAAGGCTTCAGCACGTTGCTCGCCTCGACAAAGGAGGAAGCGATCTCATGCATATTGCTCACTCTTCCGACCCCGAGCTTCGTTTTAAGGCCGAAGAAATCGAGGCATGTCCCACAGGCGAGCACTTCGGTTCCGAGCCCGCAGATTTCGGAGAGGGCGTTGACATAATCGGAGCCCTCCGCAAGCAGCCTTACTCCCCCGTTGAGGAAAACGATCCTCCAGGGAATCACATCAAGGTCCTTGAGGGTGGAAAGAAAAGATTTCATGAGGACCCTGCCTAATTCATCATCTCCCCGGCCTATAGTGTCCGAGTCAATGACCACCAGGAGCTTTTTCTCGGTAGGAACGGTGGTACACGCGGAGGCATCCGGCTCTTGGACCCCGCCGACCTTTGCGCCCTTAAGAATATAAAGGGCTCCGCCCTCTTCCATCTCCGATGAGACGGAATATCCCTTGGACGTGAGAAAGCGGGTTACGTTGCCTGCTGCCACATCATTATCGAGAATTATCTCTATTTCCCCCACCGGGTTCTTGTCGAGATATTTTTTGGTCTCCACAACCGGAATAGGGCATGTCATACCTTTTAAATCCAACCTGTCCATGCTTATATTATAAGGGAAATGTAGTATTCACGCAAATGAATAGTATGAATCCGATAATAAGACTTATGCAAAGAATGAATAATCAGTCTCGGAACGAATTACGCCCAGGGATTGGGTGTGGCGGGTAGAGGCACGAACGGCACCCGGCATGCTTGGTCAATCCGGCGCCGGCTCACGAGGCAAGGAAGAGCTCAAGGCGTGTTATAGCTGCGTGAATAAAGGAAAAACACCTGTTGACTTTCAAAGGGGTGTTTTGTTATAAATACAGCATAATCGTGAACGGCGTAGTTCTCCTGTCGGTTTAATGTCGCTTTCCCCCTGCGGGCAGGTGAAGGCGAAGTAAGAGACACAGGCACATGGCACTGAAGCCGAAAGAAAAAAGGCGTTTTGAACGGTTCCTTCCTATAGGCGGAATTACCTGCCGACATCCCGAATAATATCGAAGATTCTGAAGCGGCTGCCCCGTATTGCGCACCGGGCTTCCCGCTTCTTATTAATGCCGAACGTATGAGATACTTATAAATAGGAGGTTACGATGGGCAAGGTAGAGGTTTTCGAGAACAGGGCGCCCGTCCTTGGTATCAACGGGTTGGGGAGAATAGGAAAGCTGACCCTGTGGCACCATGTGAACAGAAAGTATTTTAAGGAACTGGTAGTGAGCCAGGGAAGGGGAGTGGGGAAGGGCATGTTCGCCATTGCCCAGCTTATAGAGAAGGACGCCACTTACGGGCTCCTTCACAGGTTCCTGCACGGTATCAATGCAGAGCCGGTCATTAAAATAGTGGACGAGCAGAAAGGGAAGCTTCTCATTGACGGGATTCCGGTTACGGTGCTGAGAGATGC
The nucleotide sequence above comes from Syntrophorhabdaceae bacterium. Encoded proteins:
- a CDS encoding desulfoferrodoxin, whose translation is MAERLEVYKCEVCGNIVEVLHGGAGQLVCCNQPMMALKENTVDASLEKHVPVIEATADGFKVKVGAIAHPMEEAHHIEWIELIADSKAYRQFLPPGAAPEAFFAVKAEKVTAREYCNLHGLWKA
- a CDS encoding tetratricopeptide repeat protein, which produces MKKTVFLFLAFFLSPLAQAWGIDYSASIFSFLQGYRIEAQGNYDEAIESYRKALAADPGSADIRTELALVYIKKSNFPKAEELLKKAIEINGTNRNALILLAGLYQAEKDPGKAKSLYERCIALDDEDTEAYLHLGAIYITERKYDQAIKTYEKVLAYDEDNILTLYYMGRLHAELKLYDKAAAFLTKVLELKPNFEPALMDLGTIYELEGNFDKAIDLYQKIVVLDPDNKRARSRIAAVYVRRKQYDRAIHEFEKLSDVDRGDLSIRIKIGLLHLEEGRFDEAIREFNFLLASQPKNNSVRYYVAVAWKEKGNIKEAIRQFLQIEPNAEEFMDAAKNIAFLYVKTGEIDEGIEKFKGFTAAKKDSVDLYILLSSLYEEKGDFRKGIETLNEARRLFPTNVDLLYQIGMLHEKAGETDKALSIMQEVLKLDPEYAHALNFIGYTWAEKGINLDQAEEMIKKALQKRPEDAYILDSIGWVYYKKGNYKMALTEILKATQSLPDDPTIAEHLGEVYMSMRDYRNAVESFERSGRLEKKEDKKRALDKKIKEAQDKIK
- a CDS encoding DUF3343 domain-containing protein, which produces MQKLKKCSYYLIFATIHDVLKAEKRLKEKGLAIELMPIPRNLSSDCGSCIRLDDEIESAMACMGGIKVEKRYMFDGKEYIALNLEQGCEPPSASS
- a CDS encoding rubrerythrin family protein, giving the protein MKSVKGTRTEHNLLASFAGESQARNRYTYFASQAKKDGFEQICAIFQDTAENEKEHGKRFFKFLEGGTVEITSSYPAGLIGTTLENLKEAADGENLEYTTLYPEFARIADEEGFPEIATVYREIAKGEWGHEQRYLALLQNVEKATVFKKEKPVKWRCRNCGYIHEGAEAPDECPACAHPQAYQEVLAENY
- the lepB gene encoding signal peptidase I; translated protein: MKGNKSKTREYAESLIIAAIIAFFVRSFFIQAFKIPSSSMEPTLLIGDHLLVNRLSYVMKVPFTDIVILNIGKPKRGDVVVFRYPVDTSKDFIKRVIATEGETVEVRDKTKIFVNGERIKDPWAHYAEPNVIMPGFLSPRDNLPPQKVPKDCYFVMGDNRDRSLDGRFWGFVRKDLFVGKALIIYFSWDGESPDLLHYVRWERIGRLIR
- a CDS encoding nitrilase-related carbon-nitrogen hydrolase — its product is MKIAGIQFACSKDKEKNTEKALKIMDMALEEGARIICFQELFNLPWFPKEKDESAFALAETVDGETVRKIQERMKSAEGVVILPIFEKEGDKYYNSAVVLDKGSVTGVYRKIHLPHIPLWEEKFFFSSGDRGFPVFETSEGKIGIQISWDNLVPEGPRILALKGADIVFAPTACAFKSQHIWQTVISGNAIANGVYMMRVNRAGSEEAQDFYGMSFCVNPEGEIIGGPTGGGDSLLLADVDFEYLKEFRREWPLMKERKPLLYKEILTESP
- a CDS encoding cytochrome ubiquinol oxidase subunit I; the encoded protein is MDVLLLSRLQFATATYFHFLFVPLSPGLSLMLFRGKESEGRRTRLLGRIGTNGQAATNRSK
- a CDS encoding DUF362 domain-containing protein; the encoded protein is MERVYLGSCPEYRVSLIKDFILEGIGGMEKEFEGARVLLKPNLLSGKSPEKAVTTHPAVVRAIAEVLRDLGAKIYIGDSPGYESCERVLRVCGLMEVVEEMGIEIAPFNKKVLVKGEGVSPYRVFTLAEDIRSYDGIINLPKLKTHVMMGLTLGVKNTFGFVPGKEKGRWHLRAGKDRFLFASVLADIHNLVKPTLTILDGIIGMDGDGPSSGRVRPFGIIAMSKNAFALDYVIEKRAGIDPPLPLSAVAIKHGLLGKYEVVDLGAPLIQGLIPARESAADWALPGFVKKILRKLLVKKPKVKEEMCRGCGVCGSMCPASAITMEQGLPRFDYRACICCYCCQEMCPEGSIRV
- the argS gene encoding arginine--tRNA ligase; protein product: MLKRKIAEIIESCLNAGKERGAIPPDFLVNPIIESPREEGYGDYSTNVAFFLAPKLRKSPPEIARMLVESMEFDHLCDKVEVAGKGFINFYIKEDAWRQGLKAVNDSGLEILFPDVGKGKKALLEFVSSNPTGPLHIGHGRGAAVGDVLSNLMKKTGYEVAKEYYVNDAGKQIQTLGESTYLRWKEGRGETVEYGKTLYQGDYVKEIAALIDEKQIPVPEDRDEAIKLMASFAGDLVMKSIEDDLEAFGVKFDNYYRESSLFSRGVVQDTLEFLKTKDYAYEKEDALWFRTSLFEKDEDRVLIKSDGEKTYFASDIAYHRDKLDRGFEMLVDIWGSDHHGYIPRMKASLKALGRDAEALKVLLIQFVTLLKDGKPVGMSTRSGEFTTLKEVLDEVGRDAARFFFLMRKSDAHLEFDLDLAKKTSNDNPVYYVQYAHARIESIFRVAEENGIDLNDLDRADVSRLELKEEINLIRMMLQYYAALEGGARGFEPHRIAFYLLDLVGKFHSYYNKARVLGEDPDLTLARLLLLKILKAIIKDGLQVLGVSAPERM
- a CDS encoding methyltransferase domain-containing protein, with translation MNREEIRRIYSRYAAVYDILFAQSFFPRIRLGLQKIGIKPGDTIIEVGVGTGLSLELYPESCRVVGIDITRKMLTKAKEKKDKFGFDHVSLLEMDAENMSFADDSFDHAVVPFIVSVVPNPIKMMAEIKRIVKNNGKIIVINHFSSKNAVLARLEKFFSPLFLRLGWTAAVPIDLLKNHCNLYIEEVSKKYRLDPWFIIHATNKK
- a CDS encoding transcriptional repressor, which translates into the protein MAGEKKKHFKMTPQRMAILKYLENNKDHPSALDIYTFVSKTFPTMSLATVYNTLKALKDLRDIRELFIDSDKSRFDPDTADHNHLICIRCRRIVDIQEGFGLSIPENERQGFEIIGNHVDFYGTCPSCNKGERADKAS